One segment of Corynebacterium caspium DSM 44850 DNA contains the following:
- a CDS encoding DUF4177 domain-containing protein, with amino-acid sequence MKKWEYVTVPLLIHATKQILDSWGEDGWELVTVIPGANPENLVAYLKREVL; translated from the coding sequence ATGAAGAAATGGGAATATGTGACCGTTCCGCTTTTAATCCATGCCACCAAGCAGATTCTTGATAGTTGGGGTGAAGATGGCTGGGAATTAGTAACCGTAATTCCAGGCGCTAACCCTGAAAATCTGGTGGCTTATCTAAAAAGAGAGGTGCTCTAA
- a CDS encoding metallophosphoesterase — translation MQDIIKKLAALTGTAALSGIAAAAWGYRELTNFQLHEYTLPRLSTTALKRLENGTEFRILHISDLHMIPGQEEKIAFVQALAEFKPDLVVNTGDNLSDLHAVPAVIRALEPLLPLPGLFVFGTNDYWAPRFSNPLKYLTGTKREPSYVDLPWQGMRAAFIEHGWLDANNKRQEFTASGLRLAVAGVDDPHHNLDNYPAIAGAPNPQADLNLALLHSPEPRVLRKFAADGYDLALAGHTHGGQICLPGERAIITNCGIDRARASGLSVFDDMLLHVSNGLGTSKYAPIRLFCPPSATLLRFTAQP, via the coding sequence GTGCAGGACATAATAAAAAAACTCGCCGCTTTAACAGGTACCGCCGCGCTTTCCGGGATAGCTGCTGCGGCTTGGGGTTACCGAGAATTAACTAATTTCCAGCTTCATGAATACACCCTCCCCAGACTTTCGACCACCGCTTTAAAACGTCTCGAAAACGGTACCGAATTCCGGATTCTGCATATCAGTGACTTGCATATGATTCCGGGGCAAGAAGAAAAAATTGCCTTTGTGCAGGCACTCGCCGAATTCAAGCCTGATTTGGTGGTAAATACCGGAGATAATCTTTCGGATCTGCACGCCGTACCTGCAGTAATCCGCGCCCTCGAACCACTATTGCCGTTACCAGGGCTCTTCGTATTTGGCACCAACGATTATTGGGCCCCCCGCTTTAGCAATCCCCTAAAATATCTCACCGGAACTAAACGCGAACCCTCCTATGTGGATTTACCCTGGCAAGGCATGCGTGCCGCTTTTATCGAGCACGGTTGGCTCGATGCCAATAATAAGCGCCAAGAATTCACTGCCAGCGGTTTACGTCTGGCCGTAGCCGGGGTCGATGATCCGCATCATAACCTGGATAATTATCCCGCCATCGCCGGTGCCCCAAACCCCCAAGCCGACCTGAACTTAGCACTTTTGCACTCACCAGAACCACGAGTCCTGCGCAAATTCGCCGCCGATGGCTATGACCTTGCCCTGGCTGGTCACACCCACGGCGGCCAAATCTGCCTGCCCGGTGAACGCGCCATTATCACTAACTGCGGAATTGATAGAGCCCGTGCTTCTGGTTTAAGTGTTTTCGACGATATGCTCTTACATGTTTCCAATGGCCTGGGCACCTCAAAATACGCCCCCATACGCCTTTTCTGCCCACCTTCGGCAACCCTATTAAGGTTCACAGCACAGCCCTAA
- the glxR gene encoding CRP-like cAMP-activated global transcriptional regulator GlxR, with amino-acid sequence MEDVQEILSRAGIFQGVDPIAVHNLIRDMQAVRYPRGTTIFDEGEPGDRLFIITSGKVKLARHAADGRENLLTVMGPSDMFGELSIFDPGPRTSSAVCVTDVQAATMDSQMLRDWVGSHPEIAQQLLRVLARRLRRTNSALADLIFTDVPGRVAKTLLQLANRFGSQEGGALRVNHDLTQEEIAQLVGASRETVNKALATFAQRGWIRLEGKSVLILNTESLARRAR; translated from the coding sequence GTGGAAGATGTACAGGAGATCCTGTCCCGCGCTGGAATCTTCCAGGGTGTAGATCCCATTGCAGTGCATAACCTGATTAGGGATATGCAAGCAGTGCGCTATCCCCGCGGTACCACGATTTTCGACGAAGGCGAACCTGGGGATCGTCTCTTCATCATCACTTCAGGCAAAGTTAAATTAGCCCGACACGCCGCAGATGGCCGGGAGAATCTTCTCACCGTCATGGGGCCTTCGGATATGTTTGGCGAACTCTCGATCTTCGACCCCGGCCCACGCACTTCTTCTGCTGTTTGCGTCACTGATGTCCAGGCAGCCACCATGGATTCCCAGATGTTGCGTGACTGGGTAGGCTCTCACCCTGAAATAGCCCAACAGCTTTTGCGCGTGCTAGCCCGTAGGCTACGACGGACAAACTCCGCCTTGGCCGACCTCATCTTCACCGATGTTCCAGGGCGTGTGGCCAAAACTTTGCTGCAATTGGCAAACCGTTTTGGATCCCAAGAAGGCGGCGCTCTGCGGGTAAATCATGATCTCACCCAGGAAGAAATCGCCCAACTAGTGGGGGCTTCCCGGGAAACCGTAAATAAAGCGCTAGCCACTTTTGCCCAACGCGGTTGGATTCGGCTCGAAGGCAAATCAGTACTTATTCTTAATACTGAAAGCTTGGCGCGCCGCGCTAGGTAG
- a CDS encoding transglycosylase domain-containing protein, protein MSIGKSLLTLIGGTICAGLLGAVALAPAAGMTGFAAARTQATMESNLADLTEGMTPGVTTITDVHGEPLAWLYDQRRYEVPSEAISTNMKEAIVSIEDRRFYEHEGVDIQGTMRALITNILSGGVEQGASTLNQQYVKNYLLLVAATDKKEQAAATERSVSRKLREMRMASDLDKLLSKDQILTRYLNLVPFGHGAFGIEAAAKTYFGISAAELTVPQAAMLAGMVQSSSYLDPYSNEEGVLNRRNLVLETMVSRGVITQAEATQYASEPLGVLPEPLGLPNGCITAGDNGFMCDYALNYLESKGLSREDIKNGAFTIETTLDPEIQQAAHEVIAAHVSPTAPGVAEVLNIVEPGEESRNILAMTSSRSYGLELEQGQTVLPQPASLVGNGAGSVFKIFTAAVALKEGLGLDSQLEVPTRIELKGMGDGGAKNCPPDTYCVENAGVYPPKLSLRDALAQSPNTSFVNLIQEVGVSPVVDMAVALGLRSYSAPGTFNEQSSIADYVKDHNLGSFTLGPTPVNALELSNVGATLASGGRWCEPNPISKVTDRFGNEVFIDRPACEDVLDKEIAAALMQGMSTDATVGTAAAAAKSTNWTKPVAVKTGTTESHQSSAFIGFNSGFAAAPYIYNDGTTVTSLCTSPVRQCEEGSLFGGNEPAHSWFQLANRIPAATAGEIPQLKPDYSRGTTHSFLQSLVGKKREDAMKILQEHRYSVYTRIVRGNGLPKGQVVRATSEDPLLNEGSQITLEISDGSAAPLPTTIAPPVVTNRPEAPLPEITINTDELNALLDRLQAN, encoded by the coding sequence ATGTCTATTGGGAAATCGCTGCTGACCCTCATCGGAGGGACGATCTGTGCCGGGCTTTTAGGCGCAGTAGCACTAGCGCCAGCAGCTGGCATGACGGGTTTTGCCGCAGCGCGCACCCAAGCCACTATGGAAAGCAATCTGGCAGACCTCACCGAAGGTATGACTCCGGGGGTCACCACCATTACCGATGTGCACGGCGAGCCGCTGGCCTGGTTGTATGACCAACGCCGCTACGAGGTTCCCAGTGAAGCTATTTCAACCAATATGAAAGAAGCCATCGTAAGCATTGAGGATCGACGCTTTTATGAGCATGAAGGCGTAGATATTCAAGGCACCATGCGCGCTTTGATTACCAATATTTTATCTGGCGGGGTGGAACAGGGCGCTTCCACCTTGAACCAGCAATATGTAAAAAACTATCTACTCTTAGTTGCCGCCACCGATAAAAAAGAACAGGCCGCCGCCACGGAACGTTCCGTATCTAGGAAATTGCGCGAAATGCGCATGGCTAGCGATCTAGACAAATTACTTAGCAAAGATCAGATTCTTACCCGCTACCTAAACTTAGTACCTTTTGGACACGGCGCCTTTGGTATTGAAGCCGCCGCCAAAACCTATTTTGGGATTTCTGCGGCAGAACTAACCGTGCCTCAAGCAGCAATGTTGGCCGGCATGGTGCAATCTTCTTCCTATCTAGACCCCTATAGCAACGAAGAAGGCGTGCTTAATCGGCGCAACCTAGTGCTAGAAACCATGGTGAGCCGCGGAGTAATCACCCAAGCTGAAGCAACTCAATATGCTAGCGAACCACTAGGGGTGCTTCCTGAACCTCTAGGCCTTCCCAACGGATGCATCACCGCCGGGGATAACGGTTTTATGTGCGATTACGCCCTGAACTATTTGGAATCCAAAGGTCTTAGCCGCGAAGATATCAAAAACGGTGCCTTTACTATTGAAACCACCTTGGATCCGGAAATTCAACAAGCTGCCCACGAAGTAATTGCCGCCCATGTAAGCCCCACCGCCCCAGGGGTGGCAGAAGTACTAAATATTGTGGAACCCGGTGAGGAATCTCGCAATATTTTAGCCATGACCTCCTCTCGTTCCTACGGGCTAGAACTAGAACAAGGCCAAACAGTGCTTCCCCAACCCGCTTCCTTAGTGGGCAATGGTGCCGGCTCAGTATTTAAAATATTTACCGCCGCAGTAGCACTAAAAGAAGGCCTCGGACTTGATTCCCAACTCGAAGTACCCACCCGCATAGAACTTAAAGGTATGGGCGACGGCGGCGCCAAAAATTGTCCCCCCGACACCTACTGTGTAGAAAATGCTGGTGTTTATCCCCCCAAACTGAGTCTGCGCGATGCGTTGGCACAATCCCCGAACACCTCATTTGTAAACCTCATCCAAGAAGTTGGCGTAAGCCCGGTAGTAGATATGGCTGTGGCTTTAGGGCTACGCAGCTACTCCGCACCAGGAACTTTCAACGAGCAATCCTCCATCGCAGATTATGTAAAAGACCATAATTTAGGATCCTTCACCCTGGGCCCCACCCCAGTAAACGCACTGGAGCTTTCCAATGTGGGCGCAACCCTGGCCTCCGGGGGACGCTGGTGTGAACCCAACCCGATCTCTAAAGTGACCGACCGCTTTGGCAATGAAGTATTTATTGATCGCCCTGCCTGCGAAGATGTCCTAGATAAAGAAATAGCTGCCGCCCTCATGCAAGGCATGTCTACCGATGCCACAGTAGGTACTGCGGCGGCTGCCGCGAAATCTACCAACTGGACTAAACCAGTAGCAGTAAAAACCGGTACCACCGAAAGCCACCAATCCTCAGCCTTCATTGGCTTTAATAGCGGCTTTGCCGCAGCACCCTATATCTACAACGACGGCACCACCGTAACCTCCCTCTGTACTAGCCCGGTACGCCAATGCGAAGAAGGATCCCTCTTTGGTGGTAATGAACCAGCGCACTCCTGGTTCCAACTAGCCAACCGGATTCCAGCCGCTACCGCAGGTGAAATCCCCCAACTTAAACCCGACTACAGCCGCGGAACTACCCACTCCTTCTTGCAAAGCCTGGTAGGTAAAAAACGCGAAGATGCCATGAAGATCCTACAAGAGCACCGCTACAGCGTATACACCCGAATTGTGCGCGGAAATGGCCTACCCAAAGGCCAAGTAGTCCGCGCAACCAGTGAGGATCCGCTGCTAAACGAAGGCTCGCAAATCACCTTAGAAATCTCTGACGGCAGTGCAGCGCCGCTCCCAACTACCATCGCACCTCCAGTAGTTACTAACCGTCCAGAAGCTCCACTGCCAGAGATCACCATCAATACTGATGAGCTAAATGCGCTGCTAGATAGACTGCAGGCCAATTAA
- a CDS encoding ABC transporter substrate-binding protein — protein sequence MIRTKLLASLCAASLLLTACAGTSKESETATPGSGMATTTKAAAEFTPFSITNCGFEMTIAKPPTRVATLMQSATENLFALEQQEKMIGTASLRDAVSPKWQKDYEAIPVISKTAPTNEELRDYDPDFIVTTQQANFTKQLGGTREEWYQHGIPTFVSNTECGKEGETGFDLIFRDYEQLGKILSAEDQAQKLIAEQKLAIKAATMESGKKLSFLFVVAKDGAKVYVDGGKGIANDISSITGSVNAFGNLPETRNDISMEAFADANPDYIVVADLSGRGRPMDTAAEKIEVLENHPATKNMQAVQQKNYIVVPGAALDASVRSVEALQIIADHLK from the coding sequence ATGATCCGAACTAAACTTTTAGCCAGCCTCTGTGCGGCTTCCTTATTATTGACAGCCTGCGCAGGCACTAGCAAAGAATCTGAGACCGCTACGCCAGGCAGTGGCATGGCGACTACCACTAAAGCCGCGGCAGAATTTACCCCTTTTAGCATTACCAACTGCGGCTTTGAGATGACCATCGCAAAGCCACCCACCAGGGTGGCCACTTTGATGCAATCGGCAACCGAAAATCTCTTTGCCTTAGAACAACAAGAAAAAATGATTGGTACTGCCAGTCTGCGCGATGCGGTATCGCCTAAGTGGCAAAAAGATTATGAAGCTATTCCCGTCATCAGCAAAACAGCTCCCACAAATGAGGAGCTGCGCGATTATGATCCGGATTTCATTGTCACCACCCAACAAGCTAATTTCACCAAACAGCTCGGCGGTACTCGCGAAGAGTGGTACCAGCACGGCATTCCCACCTTTGTTTCCAATACCGAATGCGGCAAAGAAGGCGAAACTGGTTTTGACTTAATATTTCGCGACTATGAGCAACTAGGCAAGATCCTCAGTGCCGAAGATCAGGCTCAAAAGCTAATAGCGGAACAAAAACTTGCCATCAAAGCCGCCACTATGGAGTCAGGCAAGAAGCTTTCCTTCTTATTTGTGGTGGCCAAGGATGGCGCAAAGGTATATGTCGATGGTGGAAAGGGCATTGCCAACGATATTTCCAGCATTACGGGCAGCGTTAATGCCTTTGGAAATCTGCCGGAGACTCGTAACGATATCTCTATGGAAGCCTTCGCCGACGCAAACCCGGATTATATTGTGGTGGCAGATCTTTCTGGACGCGGCCGCCCCATGGATACCGCTGCTGAAAAAATTGAGGTGCTAGAAAACCATCCGGCTACTAAAAATATGCAGGCCGTACAGCAAAAAAACTATATTGTGGTGCCTGGCGCCGCACTAGATGCCTCGGTCCGTTCTGTGGAGGCCTTGCAGATTATCGCTGATCACCTGAAATAA
- a CDS encoding MBL fold metallo-hydrolase, with protein MLLVMEHPAYSQLRNVTPSAGVVLCPNPSYAALEGTNSWVVSAPGDTHSIVIDPGPEDEGHLNVLNAKAGEVALTLLTHRHHDHADGAHRFRQLTAAPVRAMDPLYCYGGGQPLVDGEIISVPGVTPQIEVVATPGHTSDSVCFFLWSGTPGESDLEGIFTGDTIAGRHTTMISETDGDLAAYLLSLKLLEERGAGIPLLPGHGPDAPDLQPFARKYLDRRKYRLDQILKVWQTHGKDISLKEMIDLIYDDVDPVLRGAAEQSTRAALKYLESLPSS; from the coding sequence ATGCTGTTGGTCATGGAGCATCCTGCGTACAGTCAGCTGCGAAACGTTACCCCCTCTGCAGGTGTGGTGTTATGTCCGAACCCAAGCTATGCGGCTTTGGAGGGCACTAATTCCTGGGTGGTTAGCGCCCCCGGAGACACCCATTCTATTGTTATTGATCCGGGCCCTGAAGATGAAGGCCACCTCAATGTCTTAAATGCGAAAGCCGGCGAGGTGGCTTTAACTTTGTTAACGCATAGGCATCACGATCATGCCGACGGTGCGCATCGTTTCCGGCAGCTCACTGCGGCCCCTGTGCGAGCTATGGATCCGCTGTACTGCTATGGCGGTGGCCAGCCGCTAGTAGATGGAGAAATTATCTCTGTACCGGGGGTTACGCCGCAGATCGAAGTGGTAGCTACCCCTGGGCACACCAGCGATAGCGTGTGTTTTTTCCTCTGGTCTGGCACTCCTGGGGAATCAGATTTAGAAGGCATCTTTACTGGCGATACCATCGCTGGGCGGCACACCACCATGATCTCTGAAACCGACGGAGACTTAGCAGCTTATTTACTATCACTAAAGCTGCTGGAAGAACGCGGCGCTGGTATTCCACTTTTGCCTGGTCATGGCCCTGATGCGCCTGATTTGCAGCCTTTTGCCCGCAAATATTTGGACCGCCGGAAATATCGTTTAGATCAGATTCTTAAAGTATGGCAAACCCATGGCAAAGATATTTCCTTAAAAGAGATGATTGACCTCATCTATGACGATGTGGACCCGGTGCTGCGAGGCGCTGCGGAACAATCAACTAGGGCGGCGTTGAAATATTTAGAAAGCCTGCCCAGTAGCTAG
- a CDS encoding cation:proton antiporter subunit C yields the protein MIMALTIGVLVTGAVYLVQQRGLVRIILGMQLMGHAGNLMLLAAGVGAWRGEVFPDRADMSLAADPLPQAFVLTAIVISMATATLLLTLSALGRSDNTATPDPANADLPPTVEEPISTLGLSLQTAADREVIAQAQAQYYQVQLAEKESK from the coding sequence ATGATTATGGCTTTAACTATTGGGGTTCTGGTCACCGGGGCGGTGTATCTGGTGCAACAGCGCGGTCTGGTGCGCATTATTTTGGGGATGCAACTTATGGGGCATGCAGGCAATCTCATGCTGCTAGCTGCGGGCGTCGGGGCTTGGCGCGGCGAAGTTTTCCCTGACCGGGCTGATATGTCTCTTGCTGCTGATCCGTTGCCACAGGCCTTTGTGCTTACTGCCATTGTTATTTCGATGGCTACTGCTACTTTATTGCTCACCCTTTCGGCTTTGGGACGCAGTGATAATACTGCTACCCCAGATCCAGCAAATGCGGATTTACCGCCTACGGTGGAGGAACCAATTTCTACTTTGGGCTTGAGTTTGCAGACCGCTGCTGATCGGGAAGTTATTGCGCAAGCACAAGCGCAGTACTACCAGGTGCAGCTGGCTGAAAAGGAGTCCAAATAA
- a CDS encoding RidA family protein encodes MTQTSWTSTLKQLGLSLPPVAAPVAAYVPATQVGTQVWTSGQLPFIAGELPATGQLGAEITVAQGQEYARIATLNALAAVADVVGLDAIIRIIKVTGFVASAPDFHEQPAVVNGASQLLGEIFGEAGKHVRSAVGVAELPLNSPVEVELIVEIAAE; translated from the coding sequence ATGACGCAAACCTCATGGACTTCCACCTTAAAACAGTTAGGCCTCTCGCTTCCTCCAGTAGCAGCGCCGGTGGCGGCTTATGTTCCGGCTACCCAGGTGGGCACGCAGGTGTGGACTTCTGGGCAACTTCCCTTTATTGCTGGTGAATTGCCAGCTACTGGCCAATTAGGGGCGGAGATAACTGTTGCGCAGGGCCAAGAATATGCGCGAATTGCCACTTTAAATGCTTTGGCGGCAGTGGCTGATGTGGTGGGTTTGGATGCGATTATTCGCATTATAAAAGTTACTGGTTTTGTGGCTTCGGCCCCAGATTTTCATGAGCAGCCCGCAGTAGTTAATGGGGCCTCGCAGCTATTGGGAGAAATCTTTGGGGAGGCTGGAAAACACGTACGTTCTGCTGTTGGGGTAGCGGAATTACCGTTGAATTCCCCCGTGGAAGTTGAACTTATAGTGGAGATAGCAGCCGAATAG
- a CDS encoding GatB/YqeY domain-containing protein — protein MTDIKQQLRIDMKQAMKDKNTTKLGTIRMLLAAFQEEETRGVKHELDATTVQQVLAREIKKRRESAAIYADNNRPELAEKELAEVAVLEEYQPQQLNDMELTELIEAAINDVVGTTAPTMRDMGQIMKVATAQAAGRADGKRLSTAVRARLQA, from the coding sequence ATGACTGATATTAAGCAACAACTCCGTATTGATATGAAGCAAGCCATGAAGGATAAAAACACCACTAAATTGGGCACTATTCGGATGTTGCTGGCAGCTTTCCAAGAAGAGGAAACTCGTGGGGTCAAGCATGAACTTGATGCCACCACTGTGCAACAAGTGCTGGCCCGCGAGATCAAAAAACGTCGGGAGTCTGCGGCTATATATGCTGATAATAACCGTCCAGAGCTCGCCGAAAAAGAGCTAGCAGAGGTTGCGGTGTTGGAGGAGTATCAGCCGCAGCAACTAAATGACATGGAGCTAACTGAGCTTATTGAGGCTGCCATTAATGACGTGGTGGGAACGACGGCCCCCACCATGCGCGATATGGGCCAAATCATGAAAGTAGCTACTGCACAGGCGGCGGGACGCGCTGATGGCAAGCGCCTATCTACTGCAGTGCGTGCCCGCCTGCAGGCCTAG
- a CDS encoding DUF4040 family protein encodes MILIYAVAVMGIAVAAAVPLVRLIDRAAGWILAAILVAAALPLAKELPRIISGEPISWSATWIPDFLGSGVDISLALRADALSAFFSLLALLIGAVVFAYSAAYLPPKDGNSSFYLIMTAFTLAVVLLVLADDAFVLFIGWELVSMASFLLIARSPGSAGEKGSQRTLVLTFIGGLLLLAGLAIAVTVTGTTNLTEILASTAWSAQPKLTIAVALLVALSAFTKAAQFPFHFWLPEAMAAATPVSAFLHAAAVVKAGIYVLLRFSAVFATVPAWNWLLIVVGMSTAVMSALFALTKTDLKKLTAYSTVSHLGWIVATIGIGTPVALAAAAVHTLAHALFKSSLFMLIGVIDHENGTRDTRRLGVIWKKMPFTFTATVIAALSMAAVPPLFGFLSKEGMLGAFMAAPIGNAGVVLLLTAAGIGALLTFTYSAKLVFGAFIDGRETPLPADVTPKQVHEAPLALWLPAALPGLFSIPLGLAPFVLSGLMDGIVHAILPQAEHHTHLSLWHGINTPLLISVAVLVLGILGVSQRAKIWPVLENRRFMISGNELLYKFQDMLTKFGRILGSPADSLNPSRHMAPPVLMVILLGLVTLFGTSGIDGVALAPRTPGLDNWLDLVPFLIVTISVIGMMWNRHRLTGAVLIGTVGVGITFQMLILGAPDVALTQFLVEALVVVIMMLVLRYQPAYFPAMKAAENWRALIIAVLAGITAFLGVFTLLGRRDRSELAEWFIANAPEISGGQNIVATIIVEFRALDTLGELSVLGMAAIVIISVVGSIPRLPMRAQIRKRPFGQSMLNSVPLKKAFILVAPVLGILSVAIFYRGHQDPGGGFVAALIAGAALMLAYLAKGRDSIVFKPATAVWLTGIGIVVALIPGFLGLLHGSFLYPIHFHFLGQHLSSSLVFDGGIYLAVVGMLTQAVNSLGGYLLPGAPTVRMVPHYRAGMDVPLIDATCIPATEAFPEPLEPSPLGTKRNIRPLDWRTKANALYTATFATADSPATTDQNKEK; translated from the coding sequence GTGATATTGATATACGCAGTGGCGGTCATGGGCATAGCGGTAGCGGCTGCTGTGCCTTTGGTGCGTCTGATAGATAGGGCTGCTGGATGGATTCTGGCAGCAATTTTGGTGGCAGCGGCGCTGCCTTTGGCCAAGGAATTGCCCCGCATTATTTCTGGGGAGCCTATATCTTGGTCGGCTACCTGGATTCCGGATTTCTTGGGTTCGGGGGTGGATATTTCCCTGGCTTTGCGCGCCGATGCTCTCAGTGCTTTCTTTAGCCTGCTGGCTTTGCTAATTGGGGCGGTGGTTTTTGCGTATTCAGCGGCATATTTACCACCTAAAGATGGCAATTCCAGTTTTTATCTGATTATGACGGCCTTTACTTTGGCCGTAGTGCTGCTGGTGTTAGCAGATGATGCCTTCGTGCTATTTATAGGTTGGGAATTGGTCTCCATGGCCTCCTTCCTCCTCATTGCCCGTTCTCCTGGCTCAGCGGGGGAAAAAGGCTCCCAACGGACGTTGGTACTTACTTTTATTGGCGGGTTATTACTGCTTGCCGGGCTGGCGATTGCCGTGACCGTGACAGGTACTACTAATCTCACCGAAATTTTGGCCAGCACTGCCTGGTCGGCACAGCCGAAGCTAACTATTGCCGTGGCCCTGCTAGTGGCCCTTTCTGCGTTTACTAAAGCGGCGCAGTTTCCTTTCCATTTCTGGCTCCCAGAAGCTATGGCTGCAGCTACTCCAGTTTCAGCATTCTTGCATGCTGCTGCGGTAGTTAAAGCCGGTATTTATGTGCTGCTGCGTTTTTCGGCGGTATTTGCCACTGTCCCAGCTTGGAATTGGCTGCTCATTGTGGTGGGTATGTCTACTGCGGTGATGTCGGCTCTATTTGCTTTAACCAAGACGGATTTAAAAAAACTTACTGCTTACTCCACGGTGAGCCATTTGGGTTGGATCGTGGCCACTATTGGTATTGGAACTCCGGTAGCTTTGGCCGCAGCTGCGGTACACACTTTGGCGCATGCCTTATTTAAGTCTTCGCTCTTTATGCTCATTGGCGTTATTGATCATGAAAATGGCACCCGCGATACTCGCCGCTTAGGGGTTATCTGGAAGAAGATGCCCTTTACTTTCACGGCCACGGTCATCGCCGCGCTTTCCATGGCCGCAGTGCCTCCCCTATTTGGTTTTCTTTCCAAAGAAGGCATGTTGGGGGCCTTCATGGCAGCACCTATCGGTAATGCGGGGGTGGTCTTATTGCTCACCGCAGCTGGGATAGGGGCACTGCTTACTTTCACTTATTCCGCCAAATTGGTTTTCGGGGCTTTTATTGATGGTCGGGAAACTCCCCTACCAGCCGATGTCACCCCTAAGCAGGTGCACGAAGCTCCCCTGGCACTCTGGCTCCCAGCAGCACTACCTGGGCTTTTCTCTATTCCTTTAGGCTTGGCTCCATTTGTGCTCAGTGGTCTTATGGATGGCATCGTGCATGCTATATTGCCGCAAGCTGAGCACCACACTCATTTGAGTTTGTGGCATGGCATCAATACCCCCTTGCTGATTTCTGTGGCCGTGCTGGTGCTGGGCATTTTGGGGGTTAGCCAGCGTGCCAAGATCTGGCCGGTGCTAGAAAACCGCCGCTTTATGATTTCTGGTAATGAGTTGCTTTATAAATTCCAAGATATGCTCACTAAATTTGGCCGCATTTTAGGTAGCCCGGCGGATAGTTTGAATCCTTCACGGCATATGGCACCCCCGGTTTTGATGGTCATTTTGCTAGGTTTAGTCACCCTATTTGGCACCTCCGGCATAGATGGGGTTGCTTTGGCACCGCGTACGCCGGGGCTGGATAATTGGCTGGATCTAGTACCTTTCCTCATCGTCACTATTTCAGTTATTGGCATGATGTGGAATCGGCACCGGCTCACTGGTGCGGTTCTTATTGGCACCGTCGGGGTGGGTATTACCTTCCAGATGCTAATTTTGGGCGCACCCGATGTCGCCCTGACGCAGTTCCTGGTAGAAGCCCTAGTAGTGGTCATCATGATGCTGGTCTTGCGTTATCAGCCGGCATATTTCCCGGCGATGAAAGCCGCTGAAAATTGGCGCGCCCTAATTATCGCGGTGCTTGCTGGCATCACGGCTTTCCTGGGAGTATTTACGCTGCTAGGTCGGCGCGACCGCTCAGAGCTGGCAGAATGGTTTATTGCTAATGCTCCAGAGATCTCTGGAGGCCAAAATATTGTGGCCACTATCATCGTGGAATTCCGAGCCCTAGATACCTTAGGTGAGCTTTCAGTACTGGGCATGGCAGCCATTGTGATTATTTCCGTAGTAGGTTCTATCCCCCGCTTGCCTATGCGCGCACAGATCCGCAAACGCCCCTTTGGGCAATCCATGCTGAATTCTGTGCCCTTAAAAAAGGCCTTTATTTTAGTGGCTCCCGTGCTTGGTATTTTAAGTGTGGCAATTTTCTACCGAGGGCATCAAGATCCCGGCGGCGGATTCGTAGCGGCCTTAATTGCCGGTGCGGCACTAATGCTGGCTTATCTGGCTAAGGGTCGCGATTCCATTGTCTTTAAACCGGCTACCGCAGTGTGGCTTACTGGCATTGGCATCGTAGTGGCTTTAATTCCGGGCTTCCTGGGCTTATTACATGGCAGTTTCCTTTATCCCATTCATTTCCACTTCCTGGGACAACACCTATCTAGCTCCCTAGTATTTGATGGCGGTATTTACCTTGCGGTAGTGGGCATGCTCACCCAGGCAGTCAATTCTTTAGGCGGCTATTTACTCCCCGGCGCGCCCACTGTGCGCATGGTGCCGCACTATCGAGCAGGCATGGATGTCCCGCTTATCGATGCCACCTGCATCCCTGCCACCGAGGCTTTCCCTGAACCATTGGAGCCTTCTCCACTGGGCACCAAACGCAATATTCGTCCCCTCGATTGGCGGACTAAAGCGAATGCTCTCTATACCGCTACTTTCGCCACCGCCGACAGCCCTGCCACCACTGACCAGAATAAGGAGAAATAA